The following coding sequences lie in one Gemmatimonadota bacterium genomic window:
- a CDS encoding carboxymuconolactone decarboxylase family protein — protein sequence MSRIQPVLPSTATGLPAEHLAATKKLFGSTPNLFTTAAQSPATLAAMNGFFASLGKAPLGGKVGEQVAIAVAQANGCEYCLSAHTAIGGMHGVSAANLASARHGHSDDPKTQAAITLALEIVRTKGRVSDATLAAARTAGFTDGDIVEVVGHVALNIFTNYLNNLAETEVDFPLVAIEQAA from the coding sequence ATGTCCCGGATTCAGCCCGTTCTTCCCTCGACCGCCACTGGCTTGCCCGCTGAGCACCTCGCCGCGACCAAGAAGCTCTTCGGGTCGACCCCGAACCTCTTCACGACCGCAGCCCAGTCCCCTGCAACCCTGGCCGCGATGAACGGCTTCTTCGCCTCGCTCGGCAAGGCCCCTCTGGGCGGGAAGGTCGGTGAGCAGGTCGCCATCGCCGTAGCCCAAGCCAATGGCTGCGAGTACTGCCTTTCGGCGCACACCGCCATCGGCGGAATGCATGGCGTCAGTGCCGCCAATCTCGCCTCGGCTCGCCACGGACACTCGGACGACCCGAAGACGCAAGCCGCCATCACGCTGGCGCTCGAGATCGTCCGCACCAAGGGTCGCGTGTCAGATGCGACGCTTGCGGCTGCTCGCACGGCGGGGTTCACTGACGGCGACATCGTGGAGGTGGTGGGCCACGTCGCCCTCAACATTTTCACCAACTATCTGAACAACCTGGCCGAGACCGAAGTGGACTTCCCGCTCGTGGCGATCGAGCAGGCGGCCTAG
- a CDS encoding MOSC domain-containing protein — protein MALTLGQLWRYPVKSMAGQQLAHATLTDLGVPGDRRIWVRGPEGVRTARRQYQLLGLRGTISSEGEVLVNGHAWDSRAAGDLVRAAAGEDAWLERAPMGHQFDILPLLVATDGAVTAFGRDIRRLRPNLLINGVEGMAETTWEGAELEIGDAIIELDSLRGRCPMTTVDPDTITRDPAVLKDIGRRFGGKLALNAAVGRGGNITVGDPVTLHRRR, from the coding sequence ATGGCGCTCACCCTCGGCCAGTTGTGGCGTTACCCGGTCAAGTCGATGGCCGGGCAGCAACTTGCCCACGCCACCCTCACCGACCTCGGCGTGCCGGGCGATCGACGGATCTGGGTGCGCGGTCCCGAGGGTGTGCGCACTGCGCGGAGACAATACCAACTGCTCGGATTGCGCGGGACGATCAGCTCTGAGGGCGAGGTGCTGGTCAATGGGCACGCATGGGACTCCCGGGCGGCCGGCGATCTCGTGCGCGCCGCTGCGGGGGAGGACGCCTGGCTCGAACGCGCACCGATGGGCCACCAGTTCGACATCTTGCCGTTGCTGGTGGCCACCGATGGGGCAGTCACCGCATTCGGGCGTGACATTCGGCGACTACGGCCCAATCTTCTGATCAACGGCGTCGAGGGGATGGCCGAGACCACCTGGGAAGGCGCGGAACTCGAGATCGGCGACGCGATCATCGAACTCGACTCGCTCCGCGGACGCTGTCCGATGACGACGGTCGACCCAGACACGATCACCCGGGATCCCGCTGTGCTCAAGGATATCGGACGACGCTTCGGAGGGAAGCTCGCACTCAACGCGGCTGTCGGTCGCGGTGGGAATATCACCGTCGGGGACCCCGTCACCCTTCACCGCAGGAGGTAG
- a CDS encoding nuclear transport factor 2 family protein, protein MRPPIPPFDIASATLKVRAAEDAWNRRDPAKVALAYTPDSRWRNRSEFITGRAEIEAFLTRKWAKEQEYRLIKELWAVTGDRIAVRFVYEWRDADGQWFRSHGNENWRFDAEGYMAERHASINDVPISEAERKFRWEQGVRPADHPGLSELGL, encoded by the coding sequence ATGCGTCCACCTATCCCCCCGTTCGATATCGCCTCCGCCACGCTCAAGGTGCGCGCCGCGGAGGACGCCTGGAATCGGCGCGACCCCGCCAAGGTCGCGCTCGCCTACACACCGGACAGTCGGTGGCGGAATCGCTCGGAGTTCATCACCGGCCGCGCCGAGATTGAGGCGTTCTTGACGCGGAAGTGGGCCAAGGAACAGGAGTACCGACTGATCAAGGAGCTGTGGGCGGTCACCGGCGATCGCATCGCGGTGCGCTTCGTCTATGAGTGGCGGGACGCCGATGGCCAGTGGTTCCGCTCGCACGGCAACGAGAACTGGCGCTTCGATGCGGAGGGCTACATGGCCGAACGGCACGCGAGCATCAATGACGTGCCGATCAGCGAGGCGGAGCGGAAGTTCCGCTGGGAGCAGGGCGTGCGACCGGCTGACCATCCCGGGTTGAGCGAGCTCGGACTCTGA
- a CDS encoding glutathione peroxidase, whose product MTTLYDIPVRTIDGTEQTLAQYRGKVLLIVNTASECGLTPQYAGLEALHRALGPQGLTVLGFPCNQFGAQEPGSEADITTFCSTSYDVTFPMFAKIDVNGDDTHPLFRLLKEERPGMLGTEAIKWNFTKFLVGRDGAVIKRYAPTDTPESMRGDVELALGAAVGSSPT is encoded by the coding sequence ATGACCACCCTCTACGACATTCCCGTGCGCACCATCGACGGCACCGAACAGACGCTCGCCCAGTACCGCGGGAAGGTGTTGCTGATCGTGAACACCGCGAGCGAATGCGGCCTCACGCCCCAGTATGCCGGACTCGAAGCGCTCCACCGCGCACTGGGCCCGCAGGGCCTCACCGTGCTCGGCTTTCCCTGCAACCAGTTCGGCGCGCAGGAACCCGGGAGCGAGGCCGACATTACGACCTTCTGCTCGACCAGCTACGACGTGACCTTCCCGATGTTCGCGAAGATCGACGTCAATGGCGATGACACGCACCCGCTGTTCCGCCTGCTGAAGGAGGAGCGGCCCGGCATGCTCGGCACCGAGGCGATCAAGTGGAACTTCACGAAGTTTCTGGTCGGACGAGACGGGGCGGTGATCAAGCGCTACGCACCGACCGACACGCCGGAGTCGATGCGTGGCGACGTGGAACTGGCGCTCGGGGCAGCTGTCGGATCGTCCCCGACCTAG
- a CDS encoding PKD domain-containing protein translates to MRRPACLALLVAATACGGAAPVDPVPPPPPPPGSATGRPIFTSTAVGSGGGTIRYTKAGDPLDGLSITVPAGAYTGATSWTLVADSAAVPSLPTGFSQVGPTLLIGNGQGYASSNMTLTMPMQLAATETVAPFYFDPATNTLEGIPIVAATENSVTLATKHFSASQMAIPGSGPSLGTAPASLRQAFGDIHIVWVKTTTASLVGSWSSTFRPGVDDWEFTNYGDFVGPGGDCEGMSITAMFYHYYFHPTAAGKGLYHQFDTTLVNQWDNIQGIRFAGGVQGDYEEIWDSGVRQLYTLIEQGIAAGIQTKFLTSTWILLTLKLTQQPVLMALQGTSGGHRVVAYAATFDGTKTVVSFADPNDPGVARTMNFVSGVATPVSMQQNVSSPATAYGKVWALGVTAEVPLRQINARWQEFVARTSSRDRYPATYQLEDSLTVDQSWARVVPGDTVWTGQGLTVRFMCSACTVRAVAGTDQQFVYFWEEDGSRPVSSLNIPDGFSTYLMVFKALSPYPASDPGQLGFVDVQKMTVGYHVLTVTAPAGITGAVPAKLTAHPGVLARAQSIYVWQFNDGTTPATVTVTGDSTVTHAFPVGGPYTVSVTMRDPVRAPAATGFGTATVPVTAAPTNFAWRFTSATLVSSQLPPGGIGSEKSDTTIFNLFNGWSQSLTSTPQNSLLFLYNVPSPACRALYLEQFPPGQYAPVLDSSFSGVLKAFLGSDCPPDPSYIWSLTMGTLGSGTLIASAVNIPQPDEISLPGGSLNATMSGLTLTGTLIWPVRYSSGLAYHTFSFQATRVLPPP, encoded by the coding sequence ATGCGTCGTCCGGCCTGTCTCGCCCTGTTGGTCGCTGCCACCGCGTGCGGCGGTGCCGCTCCTGTTGACCCGGTCCCGCCGCCGCCTCCCCCGCCGGGGAGTGCGACCGGACGTCCGATTTTCACCAGCACCGCCGTGGGGAGCGGCGGTGGCACCATCCGCTATACCAAGGCAGGTGACCCACTCGATGGTTTGTCCATCACGGTGCCCGCGGGGGCGTACACCGGGGCCACGTCGTGGACCCTCGTTGCAGATTCTGCCGCCGTACCGTCCTTGCCGACCGGTTTTTCCCAGGTCGGGCCGACGCTGCTGATCGGGAACGGGCAGGGATACGCCAGCAGCAACATGACGCTCACGATGCCGATGCAACTGGCCGCGACCGAGACGGTGGCACCCTTCTACTTTGACCCCGCCACCAACACCCTCGAAGGGATTCCGATCGTTGCCGCCACGGAGAACTCCGTGACGCTTGCCACCAAGCATTTCAGCGCCAGCCAGATGGCCATTCCCGGGAGCGGCCCCTCGCTCGGCACGGCGCCGGCATCGCTCAGGCAAGCATTCGGCGATATCCATATCGTGTGGGTCAAGACCACCACGGCCTCACTGGTCGGCAGCTGGAGCTCCACGTTCCGCCCCGGTGTGGACGACTGGGAATTCACCAACTATGGCGATTTTGTCGGGCCGGGTGGCGACTGCGAAGGTATGAGCATCACGGCGATGTTTTATCACTATTACTTCCATCCCACCGCCGCGGGGAAGGGGCTGTATCACCAGTTCGACACCACCCTGGTGAATCAATGGGACAACATCCAGGGGATCCGCTTCGCGGGTGGTGTTCAGGGTGACTACGAGGAGATCTGGGATTCCGGCGTCCGCCAACTGTACACGCTCATCGAGCAGGGAATCGCGGCCGGCATCCAGACGAAATTTCTGACCTCCACCTGGATTCTCCTCACCCTCAAGCTGACCCAGCAACCGGTCTTGATGGCCTTGCAGGGCACGAGCGGCGGGCACCGGGTCGTGGCCTATGCCGCGACCTTCGACGGCACAAAGACGGTGGTGTCGTTCGCCGATCCGAATGACCCTGGCGTCGCCAGGACCATGAACTTCGTCTCGGGCGTCGCGACGCCGGTCTCAATGCAGCAGAATGTCAGCAGCCCGGCGACGGCCTACGGGAAGGTCTGGGCCCTCGGCGTCACGGCGGAAGTCCCGCTTCGGCAAATCAATGCTCGGTGGCAAGAGTTTGTCGCGCGAACCTCAAGCAGGGACCGCTATCCCGCGACGTACCAGTTGGAGGATTCGCTCACCGTGGATCAGAGCTGGGCGCGCGTGGTGCCAGGTGACACGGTCTGGACCGGACAAGGACTCACCGTGCGCTTCATGTGCAGCGCGTGTACGGTGCGCGCTGTGGCCGGCACCGACCAGCAATTCGTCTACTTCTGGGAGGAGGACGGTAGCAGGCCAGTCTCCTCGCTTAACATTCCCGACGGCTTCTCCACCTACTTGATGGTGTTCAAGGCGCTCTCGCCGTATCCCGCGAGCGACCCCGGGCAGCTCGGTTTCGTCGACGTCCAGAAGATGACGGTCGGATATCACGTGCTGACCGTCACGGCGCCCGCTGGAATCACCGGGGCCGTTCCCGCCAAGCTGACGGCTCACCCAGGCGTCCTGGCCAGGGCGCAGTCGATCTATGTCTGGCAGTTCAACGATGGGACCACCCCCGCCACGGTGACGGTCACCGGCGATAGCACGGTGACGCATGCCTTTCCCGTTGGTGGGCCCTATACGGTGTCTGTCACCATGCGTGACCCGGTCCGCGCACCAGCCGCGACCGGCTTCGGGACGGCCACCGTGCCGGTCACGGCGGCGCCCACCAACTTCGCCTGGCGGTTCACGTCGGCCACGCTGGTCTCGTCGCAGTTGCCGCCTGGTGGCATCGGCAGCGAGAAGTCCGACACGACGATCTTCAACCTGTTCAACGGCTGGAGCCAGAGTCTCACGAGCACGCCACAGAACTCGTTGCTCTTCCTGTACAACGTTCCCAGTCCGGCATGTCGCGCGCTCTATCTGGAGCAGTTCCCTCCAGGACAATATGCCCCCGTCCTCGATTCCTCCTTCTCGGGTGTGCTCAAGGCATTCCTCGGCTCCGACTGTCCGCCAGACCCCTCGTACATTTGGTCGTTGACGATGGGGACGCTCGGGAGCGGGACGCTGATCGCCTCGGCCGTGAACATTCCGCAGCCGGATGAGATTTCGCTCCCAGGTGGTTCGCTGAATGCCACGATGTCAGGGCTCACGCTCACCGGCACGCTGATCTGGCCCGTGCGATACAGCAGTGGCCTTGCATACCACACCTTCAGTTTCCAGGCGACGCGGGTGTTGCCCCCTCCGTAA